In Anopheles gambiae chromosome 2, idAnoGambNW_F1_1, whole genome shotgun sequence, a single window of DNA contains:
- the LOC1276288 gene encoding facilitated trehalose transporter Tret1, with amino-acid sequence MIIKKPPATDDAFIESNVVKRFSPLARQVLAASGPIISSAAAGMTNGFSAILLPQLQQPGSKLSISEDQASWIASMAPLPMAVGCILGGLLMERCGRKSAHLILNVSFAIGWCVLSMAGSYPQILAGRFITGLSCGLVGPPASVYIAETSDPRYRGILLAGVTFAVSGGILLAHLFGTFFRWQTAALLCSLFMIVAYLLMLVSPESPAWLLARGARAEAESSFRWLRGYDPASRQEFDAMVARTKSDDKKANAAQVDSSTESSSPYRRREFLMPLATLLVFFATMQFSGVNIVAFYSIALMKTTIGSDSLNEYLAMLIVDLVRVVTSLVACILLRSVGRRPLAMASGVGTTVSLIGLSIFLYFQTSIPLYRNYSWLSLVFLISYIVFVGIGLFPLPWCMTGEVFPVATRGLGSGLTSSFNFVCFFAVIKTGPTLFATVGINGTFLVYGVISLLGTLLLYVILPETKNRTLQEIEEQFRRGRRKAKDAEASGGQVAGTPNGIATIA; translated from the exons ATGATTATCAAGAAGCCTCCGGCGACGGACGACGCTTTCATCGAGAGCAATGTTGTTAAACGCTTTTCTCCGCTGGCCCGTCAG GTGCTGGCAGCTTCCGGTCCCATCATCAGCAGTGCCGCGGCCGGCATGACGAACGGCTTCTCCGCCATTCTactcccgcagctgcagcaacCGGGCAGCAAACTGTCCATCAGCGAGGATCAAGCATCGTGGATCGCCTCGATGGCCCCGCTCCCGATGGCAGTCGGCTGCATTCTGGGCGGCTTGCTGATGGAACGCTGCGGCCGCAAATCCGCTCACCTCATACTAAACGTATCGTTTGCCATCGGTTGGTGTGTGCTGTCGATGGCTGGCAGCTATCCACAGATCCTTGCCGGCCGGTTCATCACCGGGCTAAGCTGCGGGCTGGTAGGACCGCCGGCCTCGGTGTACATTGCGGAAACGAGTGATCCACGCTACCGGGGCATCTTGCTGGCCGGTGTAACGTTCGCCGTATCGGGTGGCATACTGTTGGCCCACCTGTTCGGCACCTTCTTCCGGTGGCAGACGGCCGCCCTGCTCTGCTCGCTGTTCATGATCGTCGCCTATCTGCTGATGCTGGTATCACCGGAAAGTCCCGCCTGGTTGCTTGCACGTGGCGCCCGGGCCGAGGCGGAGTCATCGTTCCGCTGGCTGCGAGGCTACGATCCGGCCAGCCGGCAAGAGTTTGATGCAATGGTGGCAAGGACGAAGAGCGACGATAAGAAAGCCAATGCAGCGCAGGTGGATTCGTCCACTGAAAGTAGCTCGCCGTATCGAAGGCGCGAGTTTCTTATGCCACTGGCCACGCTGCTAGTGTTTTTCGCGACGATGCAGTTTTCGGGCGTCAACATTGTGGCGTTCTACTCGATCGCTCTCATGAAGACCACGATCGGGAGCGACAGCTTGAACGAGTATTTGGCAATGCTGATCGTCGATCTGGTGCGCGTAGTAACGTCGCTCGTGGCCTGCATCCTGTTACGCTCCGTCGGTCGGCGTCCGCTGGCAATGGCGAGCGGTGTCGGCACGACCGTCTCGCTTATCGGGCTGTCCATCTTCCTCTACTTCCAAACGAGCATCCCGCTGTACCGCAACTACTCCTGGCTGTCGCTCGTCTTTCTCATCAGCTACATCGTGTTCGTTGGCATTGGGCTGTTCCCGCTGCCCTGGTGCATGACGGGCGAGGTGTTCCCCGTCGCAACGCGTGGGCTCGGGTCGGGCCTGACGTCGTCGTTTAATTTCGTGTGCTTCTTTGCGGTGATTAAAACGGGCCCGACGCTGTTTGCGACGGTTGGCATCAATGGGACGTTCCTGGTGTATGGTGTCATTTCGCTACTTGggacgctgctgctgtacgtGATCCTGCCCGAGACGAAGAATCGCACGTTGCAGGAGATTGAGGAACAGTTCCGCCGGGGGCGAAGGAAAGCAAAGGATGCGGAAGCGTCGGGTGGACAGGTAGCTGGCACGCCGAACGGAATTGCCACCATTGCTTGA